The following are encoded together in the Phenylobacterium sp. NIBR 498073 genome:
- the pyrE gene encoding orotate phosphoribosyltransferase, with protein MDAAARGALAADVDAVARLTGTFVLRSGATASEYFDKYRFEADPRLLSRIAAAMVPLVPSDAEVLAGVELGGVPIATAMSLASGMPAAFVRKQAKTYGTCLAVEGGDLTGKRVVIVEDVISTGGAVRDAKARLDEAGAITVAVVCAVWRGDRRPAIEGLDIPVFAALTLADLKPA; from the coding sequence ATGGATGCCGCCGCACGCGGCGCGCTTGCGGCGGACGTCGACGCCGTGGCGCGCCTGACCGGGACCTTCGTCCTGCGCTCGGGCGCGACTGCGAGCGAGTATTTCGACAAGTACCGGTTCGAGGCCGATCCGCGGCTGCTGTCGCGGATCGCCGCCGCCATGGTCCCGCTCGTTCCAAGCGACGCCGAAGTGTTGGCCGGAGTTGAACTGGGCGGCGTGCCGATCGCCACGGCGATGTCGCTGGCCAGCGGCATGCCCGCCGCCTTCGTGCGCAAGCAGGCCAAAACCTACGGCACCTGCCTGGCGGTGGAAGGCGGCGACCTCACCGGAAAACGCGTGGTCATCGTCGAGGACGTGATCTCCACCGGCGGCGCCGTCCGCGACGCCAAGGCCCGCCTGGACGAGGCCGGCGCGATCACGGTGGCGGTGGTGTGCGCGGTCTGGCGCGGCGATCGTCGGCCCGCCATCGAGGGCCTCGACATTCCGGTCTTCGCGGCCCTGACCCTGGCCGACCTGAAGCCCGCC
- a CDS encoding Plug domain-containing protein encodes MNFKSKAALAAVLLAGASAAAMPAAADDAAQVDELIVTARRRAESEQKVATPLTVISGEELERRNIETVNDLENSVPNLEVTSQLGGGQPQFRIRGVGMTDYAANNTSTVGVYIDEVAYPYGSMTQGALFDVARIEVLRGPQGILYGRNTTGGAVSVITNAPTKAFDAGINASYGR; translated from the coding sequence ATGAACTTCAAGTCCAAGGCGGCGCTCGCCGCCGTTCTGCTGGCCGGCGCCAGCGCCGCGGCCATGCCGGCTGCGGCCGATGACGCGGCCCAGGTCGACGAGCTGATCGTCACCGCCCGCCGCCGCGCGGAATCCGAACAGAAGGTGGCCACGCCGCTGACCGTGATCAGCGGCGAGGAGCTGGAACGCCGCAACATCGAGACGGTCAACGATCTCGAGAACAGCGTCCCGAACCTGGAGGTCACCAGCCAGTTGGGCGGCGGCCAGCCGCAGTTCCGCATCCGCGGCGTCGGCATGACCGACTACGCGGCCAACAACACCTCGACCGTCGGGGTCTATATCGACGAGGTCGCCTATCCCTACGGGTCGATGACCCAGGGCGCGCTGTTCGACGTGGCCCGCATCGAGGTGCTGCGCGGGCCGCAGGGCATCCTCTATGGCCGCAACACCACCGGCGGCGCGGTCAGCGTCATCACCAACGCCCCGACCAAGGCGTTCGACGCCGGGATCAACGCCTCGTACGGCCGCTAA
- a CDS encoding GNAT family N-acetyltransferase — MVEEQARLRLAEPADAEAIGALTREAYAKWVPLIGREPLPMTINYAQALATHRFDLLHVGEDLAALIETVADGDQLLVVNVAVRPALQGRGLGVRLMALAEQIAADAGLSGVRLYTNQRFAANIALYTSLGYRIDREEALNGGVAVHMSKRVDHPGAIAAAIACVEAFTERFNAGDAAGMDALLHFPHVILDGARLIVWKTPGQLPEGYFDGLAAAGWRRSTYHDKRVVLSSPNKVHLLVDYSRDGEGGAVLSRHANLWIVTFEDGRWGVKQRSY, encoded by the coding sequence ATGGTTGAGGAACAAGCGCGGTTGCGCCTAGCCGAACCGGCCGACGCTGAGGCGATCGGTGCGCTGACCCGCGAGGCCTATGCGAAATGGGTTCCGCTGATCGGCCGCGAGCCGCTGCCGATGACGATCAACTACGCTCAGGCGCTGGCGACGCATCGCTTCGACCTGCTGCATGTGGGCGAGGACCTGGCGGCGCTGATCGAGACCGTTGCGGATGGAGATCAGCTGCTGGTCGTCAACGTCGCCGTGCGGCCAGCCCTCCAGGGGCGCGGCCTGGGCGTGCGGCTGATGGCGCTGGCCGAGCAGATCGCCGCCGACGCCGGGCTTTCGGGTGTGCGGCTCTACACCAACCAGCGGTTCGCGGCGAACATCGCCCTCTACACGTCGCTCGGTTACCGGATCGACCGCGAGGAGGCGCTGAACGGCGGCGTCGCCGTGCACATGTCCAAGCGCGTCGACCATCCAGGGGCGATCGCCGCCGCCATCGCCTGCGTCGAAGCCTTCACCGAGCGCTTCAACGCTGGCGACGCGGCCGGCATGGACGCCCTGCTGCATTTCCCCCACGTGATCCTCGACGGCGCGCGGCTGATCGTCTGGAAGACCCCCGGCCAACTGCCGGAAGGCTACTTCGACGGCCTGGCCGCCGCCGGCTGGCGGCGCAGCACCTATCATGACAAGCGCGTGGTGCTGTCGAGCCCGAACAAGGTGCACCTGCTGGTCGACTATTCGCGCGACGGCGAGGGCGGGGCGGTGCTCAGCCGACACGCCAACCTCTGGATTGTCACCTTTGAGGATGGCCGTTGGGGCGTGAAGCAGCGCTCCTACTAG
- a CDS encoding TonB-dependent receptor, with product MRLRLDWQPTDATQIDGSLRYNRDQSDGLGLRLVTRPFQSHNYAPIGRLYPIDTERRITGWGISPYFAKLIGVSPSAKPFRDNEGWGANVRLRHDFGWAALTAVAAYETLERREFNDWDATASNEAGTFFFNDIETLSQELRLVSPAEGRFRWLAGLYHSTETVDGGFYSDFSEASALRNWMSTSYTQDVQTTGVFGNVDYDLTERLTLSAGLRYEDETRELKDFLTQVLAPVPNRLASTSAEQSMGEWSGKIGLEYKASDDVLLFASAARGVKSGGFTTYNSGLPQQLEPFTPETLYAYEAGVKSEFFDRRLRVNLSAFYYDYRDQQLQGILYTQTGRVGRMINIPKSHIWGGELELTWRPTERLTINQSLGHKYGEYDEFYFVNSAATEAARDPVTGQYNTIVYSDRSGERLPFPRADYKGAISYVMDVGPWQFEAETNYNYRSSLFSTTSNSVIGDYWLVNANLTARPIDGRYSVGLWVNNALDSYFEETRNAFISAATASPHPPRTYGVRMSWRY from the coding sequence GTGCGCCTGCGCCTGGACTGGCAGCCGACCGACGCCACCCAGATCGACGGCTCGCTGCGTTACAACCGCGACCAGTCGGACGGCCTGGGCCTGCGCCTGGTCACCCGCCCGTTCCAGTCGCACAACTATGCGCCGATCGGCCGGCTCTATCCGATCGACACCGAGCGCCGGATCACCGGCTGGGGCATCAGCCCCTATTTCGCCAAGCTGATCGGGGTCTCGCCGAGCGCCAAGCCCTTCCGCGACAACGAGGGCTGGGGCGCCAACGTTCGCCTGCGCCACGATTTCGGCTGGGCGGCGCTGACCGCCGTCGCCGCCTACGAGACCCTGGAGCGGCGCGAGTTCAACGACTGGGACGCCACCGCCTCGAACGAGGCCGGGACGTTCTTCTTCAACGACATCGAGACCCTGTCGCAGGAACTGCGCCTGGTCTCGCCGGCCGAAGGCCGCTTCCGCTGGCTGGCCGGCCTCTACCACTCCACCGAGACGGTGGACGGCGGCTTCTATTCGGACTTCTCGGAAGCCTCGGCCCTGCGCAACTGGATGAGCACCAGCTACACCCAGGACGTCCAGACCACCGGCGTGTTCGGCAATGTCGACTACGACCTGACCGAGCGTCTGACGCTGTCGGCGGGCCTGCGCTACGAGGACGAGACCCGCGAGCTGAAGGACTTCCTGACCCAGGTCCTGGCCCCGGTCCCCAACCGTCTGGCCTCGACCAGCGCCGAGCAGTCGATGGGCGAATGGTCCGGCAAGATCGGCCTGGAATATAAGGCCAGCGACGATGTCCTGCTGTTCGCCAGCGCCGCCCGCGGCGTAAAGTCCGGCGGCTTCACCACCTACAACAGCGGCCTGCCCCAGCAGCTCGAGCCGTTCACCCCCGAGACGCTCTACGCCTATGAGGCCGGGGTAAAGTCGGAGTTCTTCGACCGCAGGCTGCGGGTCAACCTGTCGGCCTTCTACTACGACTACCGCGACCAGCAGCTGCAGGGCATCCTCTACACCCAGACCGGCCGGGTCGGGCGGATGATCAACATTCCGAAGTCGCACATTTGGGGCGGCGAGCTGGAGCTGACCTGGCGGCCGACCGAGCGCCTGACCATCAACCAGTCGCTGGGCCACAAGTACGGCGAGTACGACGAGTTCTACTTCGTCAACTCGGCGGCCACCGAGGCTGCGCGCGACCCGGTCACCGGCCAGTACAACACCATCGTCTACAGCGACCGCTCGGGAGAGCGCCTGCCCTTCCCGCGCGCCGACTACAAGGGCGCGATCAGCTACGTGATGGACGTCGGTCCGTGGCAGTTCGAGGCCGAGACCAACTACAACTACCGAAGCTCGCTGTTCAGCACGACGTCGAACTCGGTGATCGGCGACTACTGGCTGGTCAACGCCAACCTGACCGCGCGGCCGATCGACGGCCGCTACTCGGTCGGGCTGTGGGTGAACAACGCCCTCGACAGCTACTTCGAAGAGACCCGCAACGCCTTCATCTCCGCGGCCACCGCCAGCCCGCACCCGCCGCGCACCTACGGCGTGCGGATGAGCTGGCGCTACTGA
- a CDS encoding alkaline phosphatase D family protein yields the protein MALDRRALIGSGLALGAASAAPARSSPSPFQHGVASGEPTATGALLWTRLTGVGEAVGRWRLARDPQMADVVAQGAFTARAERDFTVKVELAGLQPGTDYWYQFEAAGALSPVGRTRTLPTGRLDQLDLVVACCAMYTMGRFHGYRAIAERPRLDAVLFVGDYIYEYGASNYPGMATLRPADPPHDTLTLSDYRRRFAQARTDADLQAAHARAPWICTWDDHEIANDDWSGGAQGHAGERQGDWEIRKIAAVRAYYEWMPIRDPDPADPYGVQRAAAFGDLATLIVPETRLKAREQQLSIQRDLEFTAGSDGSKVPDIASFRRKIAAPERAMLGAQQLAWLAREVEGSVAAGRPWVLLGSATIMGDYDYPDMSDFAPASGPLKGFFEMTRLKLPLLNLDAWSGYGAERQRVYDIIRRAGAQAVVLSGDSHMAFANELHDAQGQVALEVAATTITGPSLGSVLAMRQAPLGERLAAANRDIAWCDHLAIGFIAVRLTRETVAAEFVSVVDPRGSDPTTVVVRRVEARAGQPWRFDRKV from the coding sequence ATGGCCCTCGACCGTCGCGCGTTGATCGGGAGCGGACTGGCGCTGGGCGCGGCGAGCGCGGCGCCTGCGAGGTCATCGCCCTCTCCCTTCCAGCACGGCGTCGCCAGCGGCGAGCCGACCGCCACCGGCGCGTTGCTGTGGACGCGGCTGACCGGCGTGGGCGAAGCGGTCGGCCGCTGGCGGCTGGCGCGCGACCCGCAGATGGCCGACGTCGTCGCCCAGGGCGCCTTCACCGCCCGGGCCGAGCGCGACTTCACGGTCAAGGTGGAACTGGCGGGCCTGCAGCCGGGAACCGACTACTGGTATCAGTTCGAGGCCGCCGGCGCGCTCTCGCCCGTCGGCCGGACCCGGACGCTGCCGACCGGGCGGCTCGACCAGCTGGACCTCGTGGTCGCCTGCTGCGCCATGTACACGATGGGCCGTTTCCACGGGTATCGCGCCATCGCCGAGCGGCCGCGGCTCGACGCGGTGCTGTTCGTCGGCGACTACATCTACGAGTACGGGGCGTCGAACTATCCGGGCATGGCGACGCTGCGCCCGGCCGATCCGCCGCACGACACCCTGACGCTGAGCGACTATCGACGCCGCTTCGCCCAGGCGCGGACCGACGCCGACCTGCAGGCCGCCCACGCCCGTGCGCCCTGGATCTGCACCTGGGACGATCACGAGATCGCCAACGACGATTGGTCCGGCGGGGCCCAGGGCCACGCGGGCGAGCGCCAAGGCGACTGGGAGATCCGCAAGATCGCCGCGGTGCGCGCCTATTACGAATGGATGCCGATCCGCGATCCGGATCCGGCCGACCCCTACGGGGTTCAGCGTGCGGCGGCGTTCGGCGATCTGGCCACCCTGATCGTGCCCGAGACCCGACTGAAGGCCCGCGAGCAGCAGCTCAGCATCCAACGCGACCTGGAGTTCACCGCTGGGTCGGACGGATCGAAGGTCCCAGACATCGCGAGCTTCCGCCGCAAGATCGCCGCGCCGGAACGCGCGATGCTGGGCGCCCAGCAGCTCGCCTGGCTGGCGCGTGAAGTCGAGGGCTCTGTCGCCGCCGGCCGCCCGTGGGTGCTGCTCGGCAGCGCGACGATCATGGGCGACTACGACTATCCGGACATGTCGGACTTCGCCCCGGCCAGCGGTCCGCTCAAGGGCTTCTTCGAGATGACCCGGCTGAAGCTGCCGCTGCTGAATCTCGACGCCTGGAGCGGCTACGGCGCCGAGCGTCAGCGGGTCTACGACATCATCCGCCGGGCCGGCGCCCAGGCCGTGGTGCTGTCGGGCGACAGCCACATGGCGTTCGCCAACGAACTGCACGACGCCCAGGGCCAGGTCGCGCTCGAAGTCGCCGCCACCACGATCACGGGCCCGTCGCTCGGCTCGGTGCTGGCGATGAGGCAGGCGCCGCTGGGCGAACGGCTGGCGGCCGCCAATCGCGACATCGCCTGGTGCGACCATCTGGCGATCGGCTTCATCGCCGTCCGACTGACCCGCGAGACCGTTGCGGCGGAGTTCGTATCGGTCGTCGATCCGCGCGGATCCGATCCCACCACCGTTGTGGTGCGCCGCGTGGAGGCGCGAGCGGGCCAGCCGTGGCGTTTCGACCGCAAGGTGTAG
- a CDS encoding TVP38/TMEM64 family protein, whose translation MRRIIRFLTEMDAKAWRTLAVSFVLFGGVGVVFLFGAQVLGFDGEATVERWLGLASDGPWALPVAVAAFAILAFVGVPQFVLIAAAVVAFGAWTGFAYSWIGTMVSALVGFYLGRTAGARSLQLLSSQGVQRFMDLVGRNGFLASLIVRLVPSAPFIVVNMAAGVTPMRMRDFAFGTAIGIVPKIVLTAFAGNSIVQVLKGEGGAHLLWLALIVVAWIAIGWFARNWLKSREDAISGPMKDE comes from the coding sequence ATGCGCCGCATCATCCGCTTCCTCACCGAAATGGACGCCAAGGCCTGGCGCACGCTCGCCGTGTCCTTCGTGCTGTTCGGCGGCGTCGGGGTGGTGTTCCTGTTCGGCGCCCAGGTGCTGGGCTTCGACGGCGAGGCGACGGTCGAACGCTGGCTGGGCCTGGCTTCCGATGGGCCCTGGGCGCTGCCGGTGGCCGTGGCCGCCTTCGCGATCCTCGCCTTCGTAGGCGTGCCGCAGTTCGTGCTGATCGCCGCCGCGGTGGTCGCCTTCGGCGCCTGGACCGGCTTCGCCTACAGCTGGATCGGCACCATGGTCTCGGCCCTGGTCGGGTTCTATCTTGGCCGCACCGCGGGTGCGCGCAGCCTTCAGCTGCTGTCGAGCCAGGGCGTGCAGCGGTTCATGGACCTTGTCGGCCGCAACGGCTTCCTCGCCAGCCTGATCGTGCGGCTGGTGCCCTCGGCGCCGTTCATCGTCGTCAACATGGCGGCCGGCGTCACCCCGATGCGAATGCGCGACTTCGCGTTCGGCACCGCCATCGGCATCGTGCCGAAGATCGTGCTGACCGCCTTCGCCGGCAATTCCATCGTCCAGGTGCTGAAGGGGGAGGGCGGCGCCCACCTGCTGTGGCTCGCGCTGATCGTCGTCGCCTGGATCGCCATCGGCTGGTTCGCGCGCAACTGGCTGAAGTCGCGCGAGGACGCGATCAGCGGCCCCATGAAGGACGAATGA
- a CDS encoding VOC family protein, with protein sequence MKLVTSLSFQGQCRAAFDFYAQVLGGKVTAAFPYGEGPPDMPVDPKHKDWLMHCWLEVGDQALMGADMAPEFAPNIDKPKNGFDVTFHSEDGGEARRVFDALSQGGKVTMPFAETFWSPGYGAVVDQFGIPWMVNTIPGADWKPAAAG encoded by the coding sequence ATGAAACTTGTCACCAGTCTCAGCTTCCAGGGCCAGTGCCGGGCCGCCTTCGACTTCTACGCCCAGGTCCTCGGCGGCAAGGTCACCGCGGCCTTTCCCTATGGCGAGGGCCCGCCGGACATGCCGGTCGACCCCAAACACAAGGATTGGCTGATGCACTGCTGGCTTGAGGTCGGCGACCAGGCGTTGATGGGCGCCGACATGGCCCCCGAGTTCGCGCCGAACATCGACAAGCCCAAGAACGGCTTCGACGTCACCTTCCACAGCGAGGACGGGGGCGAGGCGCGCCGGGTGTTCGACGCCCTGTCGCAGGGCGGCAAGGTCACGATGCCGTTCGCCGAGACCTTCTGGTCCCCCGGCTACGGCGCCGTGGTCGACCAGTTCGGCATCCCCTGGATGGTCAACACCATCCCCGGCGCAGACTGGAAGCCGGCCGCCGCGGGCTAA
- a CDS encoding linear amide C-N hydrolase, whose product MLNSVLSVLPGLLAAAALVLVPAAANACTRVVYLGANNDVITARSMDWKVDVQTNLYVFPRGMSHDGQAGPNSIKWTSKYGSVVATGYDVSTTDGMNEAGLSVNLLWLVESEYPAFGKGSKPGLTIAAWGQYVLDNFATVAEAVAVLEKEPFTVVTDKVPGEDRLTTLHLSMSDASGDSAIVEYIGGKQVIHHDRKYQVMTNSPTFDEQLALNAYWRQIGGTVMLPGTNRASDRFARASFYVNAIPKSEDPVEALASMFSVIRNASVPYGITTPDQPNISSTRWRTVADHKRKLYFFESALTPNTFWVDLNKLDFSRETGKVKRLDLGKDQRNVYAGEVSAQFKEAPPFKFLGLP is encoded by the coding sequence GTGCTCAATTCCGTATTGTCTGTTTTGCCGGGCCTGTTGGCGGCCGCGGCCCTGGTGCTTGTCCCGGCGGCGGCCAACGCCTGCACGCGGGTGGTGTACCTCGGCGCCAACAACGACGTGATCACCGCCCGGTCGATGGACTGGAAGGTCGATGTCCAGACCAACCTCTACGTTTTCCCGCGGGGCATGAGCCATGACGGCCAGGCGGGACCCAACTCCATCAAATGGACCTCGAAGTACGGCAGCGTCGTGGCCACCGGCTACGACGTCTCCACGACCGACGGCATGAACGAGGCCGGGCTGTCCGTGAACCTGCTCTGGCTGGTGGAGTCGGAGTACCCGGCCTTCGGCAAGGGTTCGAAGCCCGGCCTGACCATCGCCGCCTGGGGCCAGTATGTGCTCGACAACTTCGCCACCGTCGCAGAGGCGGTCGCTGTGCTGGAAAAGGAGCCGTTCACCGTCGTCACCGACAAGGTGCCTGGCGAGGATCGGCTGACGACGCTGCACCTGTCGATGTCGGACGCCAGCGGCGACAGCGCCATCGTCGAGTACATCGGCGGAAAACAGGTGATCCACCACGACCGCAAATACCAGGTGATGACCAACTCACCGACCTTCGACGAGCAGCTGGCGCTCAACGCCTACTGGCGGCAGATCGGCGGCACGGTGATGCTGCCCGGCACCAATCGCGCGTCCGACCGCTTCGCCCGCGCCTCGTTCTACGTGAACGCCATACCCAAGAGCGAAGACCCAGTAGAGGCGCTGGCCAGCATGTTCAGCGTGATCCGCAACGCCTCGGTGCCCTACGGCATCACGACGCCGGACCAGCCGAACATCTCCTCGACCCGCTGGCGCACCGTCGCCGACCACAAGCGCAAGCTCTACTTCTTCGAATCCGCCCTGACGCCCAACACCTTCTGGGTGGATCTGAACAAGCTCGATTTCTCGCGTGAGACCGGCAAGGTGAAGCGCCTCGACCTCGGCAAGGACCAGCGCAACGTCTATGCGGGCGAGGTCTCGGCCCAGTTCAAGGAGGCGCCGCCGTTCAAGTTTCTCGGCTTGCCGTAA
- a CDS encoding secondary thiamine-phosphate synthase enzyme YjbQ has product MRQAADILSVQTRGRGLHEITVEIRRWTERQALETGLLTIFCRHTSASLLIQENAAREVRSDLEAYFEAIAPEAPGRYAHDDEGPDDMPAHIRTALTGVQLSIPVIGGAPALGTWQGVYLFEHRRRPHRREVALHLLGD; this is encoded by the coding sequence ATGCGTCAGGCGGCCGACATCCTCAGCGTCCAGACCCGCGGGCGCGGCCTGCACGAGATCACCGTCGAGATCCGGCGCTGGACCGAGCGCCAGGCGCTGGAAACCGGGCTGCTGACGATCTTCTGCCGCCACACCTCGGCATCGCTGCTGATCCAGGAGAACGCCGCCCGCGAGGTTCGCAGCGACCTGGAGGCCTATTTCGAGGCGATCGCGCCAGAGGCGCCGGGCCGATACGCCCATGACGACGAAGGGCCCGACGACATGCCGGCCCACATCCGCACGGCTCTGACCGGGGTGCAGCTGTCCATCCCCGTCATCGGCGGCGCGCCGGCGCTCGGGACTTGGCAAGGCGTCTACCTGTTCGAGCACCGGCGCCGCCCGCACCGGCGGGAGGTGGCGCTGCACCTGCTGGGCGATTAG
- a CDS encoding pyridoxal phosphate-dependent aminotransferase produces the protein MSLESSALARVKPSATLAADAKARELKAQGRDVISLAAGEPDFDTPDNIKEAAIKAIREGKTKYTNVDGIPELKEAIVAKFQRENGLTYKTSQVNVSPGGKPVIWNAMLSTLNPGDEVIIPTPYWVSYWDIVLLAGGTPKAVATSDATGFKLQPADLEAAITPKTKWVFLNSPSNPSGAAYTKEELRGIADVLLRHPHVWILTDDMYEHLVFGDFQFWTIAQVEPALYDRTLTMNGVSKAYAMTGWRIGYAAGPEALIKSMAKVMSQTTSNPASISQWAAVEALNGTQEFIKPNAKLFEARRDLVVSMLNQANGIACPTPEGAFYVYPSVEKLLGKTSPSGKVINSDQDFAVELLEQEGVSVVFGAAFGLSPFFRISYATSNAVLEDACTRIQRFCANVK, from the coding sequence ATGTCGCTCGAATCCTCCGCGCTCGCCCGCGTTAAGCCGTCCGCCACCCTGGCGGCGGATGCGAAAGCCCGGGAACTGAAAGCGCAGGGCCGCGACGTGATTTCGCTGGCGGCGGGCGAGCCCGACTTCGACACGCCCGACAACATCAAGGAAGCCGCCATCAAGGCGATCCGCGAGGGCAAGACCAAGTACACCAACGTCGACGGCATTCCCGAACTGAAGGAAGCCATCGTCGCCAAGTTCCAGCGCGAGAACGGCCTCACCTACAAGACCAGCCAGGTGAACGTCTCGCCCGGCGGCAAGCCGGTGATCTGGAACGCCATGCTCTCGACGCTGAATCCCGGCGACGAGGTGATCATCCCGACGCCGTACTGGGTCAGCTACTGGGACATCGTGCTGCTGGCCGGCGGCACGCCCAAGGCCGTGGCGACTTCGGACGCCACCGGCTTCAAGCTGCAGCCCGCCGACCTGGAAGCGGCGATCACGCCGAAGACCAAGTGGGTGTTCCTGAATTCGCCGTCGAACCCATCGGGCGCGGCCTACACCAAGGAGGAGCTGCGCGGCATCGCCGACGTGCTGCTGCGCCATCCGCACGTGTGGATCCTGACCGATGACATGTACGAGCACCTGGTGTTCGGCGACTTCCAGTTCTGGACCATCGCCCAGGTCGAGCCGGCGCTCTATGACCGCACCCTGACCATGAACGGGGTCAGCAAGGCCTACGCCATGACCGGCTGGCGGATCGGCTATGCGGCCGGCCCCGAGGCGCTGATCAAATCGATGGCCAAGGTGATGAGCCAGACGACCTCGAACCCGGCCTCCATCTCGCAATGGGCCGCCGTCGAGGCGCTGAACGGCACGCAGGAGTTCATCAAGCCGAACGCCAAGCTGTTCGAGGCCCGCCGCGACTTGGTCGTTTCGATGCTGAACCAGGCCAACGGCATCGCCTGCCCGACCCCGGAAGGCGCGTTCTACGTCTATCCGTCGGTCGAGAAGCTGCTGGGCAAGACCTCGCCGAGCGGCAAGGTGATCAACAGCGACCAGGACTTCGCCGTCGAACTTCTGGAGCAGGAAGGCGTCTCGGTGGTGTTTGGCGCGGCCTTCGGCCTCTCGCCGTTCTTCCGCATCAGCTACGCGACCTCGAACGCGGTGCTGGAAGACGCCTGCACCCGCATCCAGCGCTTCTGCGCGAACGTGAAGTGA
- a CDS encoding TetR family transcriptional regulator — translation MAHAADIRTQAMAAAMAIIADHGVAALSIRDLAQAIGKSTTVIVNLFQTKAGLLAATAEAAMEMDAAFHARFLAQTDGAPLNRQTLRVLAMGYIIGRAAPEAHFVRVWEEFLTDREAVMAAGPQLRAWAQLRQRAWAELLARAPTFSRLAPVLEPYLTMEALYASALAGRADYQLLLGEALDGLMARGLDAPPPTTPVIEWIEAGLVPPQPPGLEAGSMKLRLLDIAANLIMEGGVGAVTNRSVTQLAKASTSTILYHFGDMRGFVAEAIWHSVFREIPPYLDWRRPLDLQRPADLDDWARLMATTLQPASPGGQAGFYVKYARLIAQICLLARRDPAFQDLAALLRGPEGGGTYARREAIWPPQFVLTRMSAAHFAIWIKGRALLDAAIAPTEETTPEDRLRVAALAFASHA, via the coding sequence ATGGCCCATGCTGCGGACATTCGGACCCAGGCCATGGCCGCGGCCATGGCGATCATCGCCGACCATGGCGTAGCCGCGCTGTCGATCCGCGACCTGGCGCAGGCGATCGGCAAGAGCACCACCGTCATCGTCAACCTGTTCCAGACCAAGGCCGGCCTACTGGCGGCGACGGCCGAAGCGGCGATGGAGATGGACGCTGCGTTCCATGCGCGCTTCCTGGCGCAGACGGACGGCGCGCCGCTGAACCGCCAGACCCTGCGCGTCCTGGCGATGGGCTACATCATCGGCCGCGCCGCGCCCGAGGCCCATTTCGTACGGGTCTGGGAGGAATTCCTGACCGACCGCGAGGCCGTCATGGCCGCCGGCCCGCAGCTACGGGCTTGGGCGCAGTTGCGCCAGCGGGCCTGGGCTGAACTGCTCGCACGCGCGCCGACCTTCTCGCGGCTCGCGCCCGTGCTGGAGCCCTACCTGACGATGGAGGCGCTCTATGCGAGCGCCCTCGCCGGCCGGGCCGACTACCAACTCCTGCTGGGCGAAGCGCTGGACGGGCTGATGGCTCGCGGGCTCGACGCCCCGCCCCCGACGACGCCGGTGATCGAGTGGATCGAGGCGGGCCTGGTCCCGCCGCAGCCGCCGGGGCTGGAGGCCGGGTCGATGAAGCTGCGGCTGCTCGACATCGCCGCGAACCTGATCATGGAGGGCGGCGTCGGGGCGGTGACCAACCGCTCGGTCACTCAACTCGCCAAGGCCTCGACCTCGACCATTCTCTACCACTTCGGCGACATGCGCGGCTTCGTGGCCGAGGCCATCTGGCACAGCGTCTTCCGCGAGATCCCGCCCTATCTCGACTGGCGCCGACCGCTGGATCTCCAGCGCCCGGCCGATCTCGACGACTGGGCGCGGCTGATGGCGACGACCCTGCAGCCAGCCTCTCCAGGCGGCCAGGCCGGCTTCTACGTGAAGTATGCGCGCCTGATCGCCCAGATCTGTCTGCTGGCGCGGCGCGATCCGGCGTTCCAGGACCTGGCTGCGCTGCTGCGCGGACCCGAGGGCGGCGGCACCTATGCCCGGCGCGAGGCGATCTGGCCCCCGCAGTTCGTCCTGACCCGCATGAGCGCCGCCCACTTCGCCATCTGGATCAAGGGGCGCGCGTTGTTGGACGCCGCGATCGCACCCACCGAAGAGACGACGCCCGAAGACCGCCTACGCGTGGCCGCCCTGGCGTTCGCCTCTCACGCCTAG